In one Brassica oleracea var. oleracea cultivar TO1000 chromosome C9, BOL, whole genome shotgun sequence genomic region, the following are encoded:
- the LOC106315741 gene encoding uncharacterized protein LOC106315741 isoform X1, protein MSRCYPFPPPGFVVLDESLIEPIEKGTKEEVKREKKDRKHNKDKKREERDNDAGRSREHRHHKRQRKDESANACKKVESLEKSCLTIELDHQASSQTSCDSTLRSNENEGPNHVKSQPLNSTHNDSGEFVCLLVAGSVLLHVLAATMMTLFLRIVAMGFEETSTRVFLLPGKEQKYPEVMMTNKGQKQCSASSHQESIGPSKLCSKCPPSTVMRFLKLIENWAPETKLADSEDQEWWLLMKVGAKRRHQVSVQRSSKGSSSMVWPTAQFLPEAELHALPFTVPF, encoded by the exons ATGTCACGGTGTTACCCGTTCCCTCCACCTGGCTTTGTAGTTCTGGATGAGTCTCTGATCGAACCGATCGAAAAG GGGACAAAGGAGGAAGTTAAGAGAGAAAAGAAAGATAGAAAACACAACAAGGATAAAAAGAGGGAGGAGAGGGATAACGACGCTGGCCGAAGCAGAGAGCACCGTCATCATAAGAGACAGCGCAAAGATGAAAGCGCCAATGCTTGTAAGAAGGTTGAGTCCCTGGAGAAGAGCTGCCTTACGATAGAACTTGACCATCAAGCGTCTTCTCAGACTTCTTGTGATAGCACTCTTCGTAGCAACGAGAACGAGGGACCAAATCATGTTAAGAGTCAGCCCCTCAACAGTACGCATAACGACTCTGGTGAGTTTGTTTGTTTACTTGTTGCTGGGTCTGTTTTGCTTCACGTGCTTGCTGCCACGATGATGACACTCTTTCTTCGAATTGTTGCTATGGGTTTTGAAGAAACTAGCACACGGGTCTTCTTGTTACCTGGCAAAGAGCAGAAATATCCTGAGGTGATGATGACCAACAAGGGTCAAAAACAGTGTTCGGCCTCTAGTCATCAAGAAAGTATTGGACCTTCAAAGCTCTGCAGCAAATGCCCTCCTTCTACGGTCATGCGATTCTTGAAACTCATCGAGAACTGGGCTCCTGAGACCAAGCTCGCAGACTCTGAGGATCAAGAATGGTGGTTGTTGATGAAAGTTGGCGCCAAAAGACGTCATCAAGTTAGCGTTCAGAGAAGCAGCAAGGGAAGTAGTTCGATGGTGTGGCCAACTGCTCAGTTTCTTCCAGAAGCCGAACTACACGCATTGCCATTCACTGTACCCTTTTGA
- the LOC106315741 gene encoding uncharacterized protein LOC106315741 isoform X2: protein MSRCYPFPPPGFVVLDESLIEPIEKGTKEEVKREKKDRKHNKDKKREERDNDAGRSREHRHHKRQRKDESANACKKVESLEKSCLTIELDHQASSQTSCDSTLRSNENEGPNHVKSQPLNSTHNDSETSTRVFLLPGKEQKYPEVMMTNKGQKQCSASSHQESIGPSKLCSKCPPSTVMRFLKLIENWAPETKLADSEDQEWWLLMKVGAKRRHQVSVQRSSKGSSSMVWPTAQFLPEAELHALPFTVPF from the exons ATGTCACGGTGTTACCCGTTCCCTCCACCTGGCTTTGTAGTTCTGGATGAGTCTCTGATCGAACCGATCGAAAAG GGGACAAAGGAGGAAGTTAAGAGAGAAAAGAAAGATAGAAAACACAACAAGGATAAAAAGAGGGAGGAGAGGGATAACGACGCTGGCCGAAGCAGAGAGCACCGTCATCATAAGAGACAGCGCAAAGATGAAAGCGCCAATGCTTGTAAGAAGGTTGAGTCCCTGGAGAAGAGCTGCCTTACGATAGAACTTGACCATCAAGCGTCTTCTCAGACTTCTTGTGATAGCACTCTTCGTAGCAACGAGAACGAGGGACCAAATCATGTTAAGAGTCAGCCCCTCAACAGTACGCATAACGACTCTG AAACTAGCACACGGGTCTTCTTGTTACCTGGCAAAGAGCAGAAATATCCTGAGGTGATGATGACCAACAAGGGTCAAAAACAGTGTTCGGCCTCTAGTCATCAAGAAAGTATTGGACCTTCAAAGCTCTGCAGCAAATGCCCTCCTTCTACGGTCATGCGATTCTTGAAACTCATCGAGAACTGGGCTCCTGAGACCAAGCTCGCAGACTCTGAGGATCAAGAATGGTGGTTGTTGATGAAAGTTGGCGCCAAAAGACGTCATCAAGTTAGCGTTCAGAGAAGCAGCAAGGGAAGTAGTTCGATGGTGTGGCCAACTGCTCAGTTTCTTCCAGAAGCCGAACTACACGCATTGCCATTCACTGTACCCTTTTGA
- the LOC106314242 gene encoding uncharacterized protein LOC106314242, which yields MREKTVIGDLRAIKKRLQIWWFLTTIFVDDEFDFDGNVGVDPVLSATFPCFSISVGVRCDGLTSTQTRYYKRSLQTRVWICFLISFIAKILLFPLRCYDTLNKMTDNIRRAMQDIDLGSEVAPFVLPHAVVQQAAEENRFILVGRPTMPRRQNIRAIIAAMPRSWGLEGLVRGRTMEGRRFQFVFPSEEAMETVIRRGPWAYADRMITLQQWSPLMDMNLLNKIPFWIQVRGIPFQFMNREVIIHIARALGEYIQIDYNEEVGGRMEFVRIRLNWNINSPLHFQRIFQFTPGVNTLLKLHYERLRGFCETCGMMTHDSGRCLIQNGGPEEDPDEDNDDDNNQGQDDQPHHDMGIYIEEINDEGANMGARDDIPEEPVMQEAEMPEQQVEETVEKEDDFWSGESMGTMYSGDLNMEEMYASKPFVPRHDVSQVLKSKIWMSETTDNKMKFSEETREEQSSQDGDKRKKKIVSEEMKGAGTSEGPSNMWRGAVGPEPPLPP from the coding sequence ATGAGAGAAAAAACGGTTATTGGCGATTTACGAGCGATCAAAAAACGGTTGCAGATTTGGTGGTTTCTCACCACGATCTTCGTGGATGATGAGTTTGATTTTGATGGTAATGTGGGAGTTGATCCTGTCCTTTCGGCCACGTTCCCCTGTTTCTCCATATCGGTTGGAGTCCGATGTGATGGTTTAACCTCTACGCAAACAAGATACTATAAAAGGAGTTTACAAACAAGAGTTTGGATATGCTTCCTTATATCTTTCATTGCAAAAATCTTGTTATTCCCCCTCAGATGTTACGATACTCTAAACAAAATGACAGACAATATTAGGCGTGCTATGCAAGATATTGATCTTGGTAGTGAAGTGGCGCCATTTGTTCTTCCTCATGCGGTGGTTCAACAAGCAGCGGAAGAAAACCGTTTCATTCTTGTGGGACGCCCTACCATGCCGAGACGTCAAAACATTCGTGCCATCATCGCAGCAATGCCAAGAAGTTGGGGACTAGAAGGACTTGTTCGTGGGCGAACAATGGAGGGAAGACGTTTCCAATTTGTATTCCCATCAGAGGAAGCAATGGAGACAGTTATCAGACGCGGACCTTGGGCCTATGCTGACAGAATGATCACTCTTCAGCAGTGGTCTCCCCTGATGGATATGAATCTCTTGAACAAGATCCCTTTCTGGATTCAAGTCAGGGGCATACCCTTCCAATTTATGAACCGTGAAGTCATCATTCACATTGCAAGGGCTCTTGGTGAATACATCCAAATTGACTATAATGAAGAAGTGGGGGGAAGAATGGAGTTTGTGCGCATCCGGTTGAACTGGAACATCAACAGCCCTCTGCACTTTCAGCGTATCTTCCAATTCACACCTGGAGTCAACACCTTACTCAAACTACACTACGAAAGACTTCGTGGTTTCTGTGAGACATGTGGTATGATGACTCACGACTCTGGCCGGTGCTTGATCCAAAACGGAGGCCCAGAAGAGGATCCTGATGAAGATAATGATGATGACAACAATCAAGGACAAGATGATCAACCCCACCATGATATGGGAATTTACATTGAGGAGATCAATGATGAAGGTGCAAACATGGGCGCTCGGGATGACATTCCGGAAGAGCCAGTGATGCAGGAAGCAGAGATGCCTGAACAGCAAGTAGAAGAAACGGTTGAGAAGGAAGATGACTTCTGGTCTGGTGAATCTATGGGTACTATGTATTCTGGTGATTTGAACATGGAAGAGATGTATGCAAGCAAACCATTTGTTCCAAGGCATGATGTTAGTCAAGTTCTCAAAAGCAAAATCTGGATGAGTGAAACTACAGACAACAAAATGAAGTTTTCTGAAGAGACAAGAGAGGAACAGAGCAGTCAAGATGGCGACAAGAGAAAGAAGAAGATTGTATCAGAGGAGATGAAAGGGGCTGGAACGAGTGAAGGTCCATCCAACATGTGGAGAGGCGCAGTGGGCCCGGAACCACCACTGCCTCCATGA